From the Aphelocoma coerulescens isolate FSJ_1873_10779 chromosome 10, UR_Acoe_1.0, whole genome shotgun sequence genome, one window contains:
- the C10H15orf39 gene encoding uncharacterized protein C15orf39 homolog isoform X1, whose product MASKRYLQSADPVIFNKLPHLEPAASFLPSKVPGRSSSVPHPGSENHFSYKGSYFACPLQSPEGPEQPPAHWSPAPTYLHHGPGAMSQPVPAEGPLLGFLLHSSESLGARLQPPDALKSKDSLSQEQLMARKKLDSPRCPLPVKKPVLVNKAAPLAVPKPVYGAPASFLAPRMALLLGTRADSLQQRPGEANWALPPTTHPLHPGEPHKRGPCSDHSLPPMPSSLALPSKEQLGSPVALPPYYATFDKYGPPPSTPFLEARCPTPQSQKKVPEVSSLSPDPWPKLQPPEASPVNRERSAMCYPPSPYPLSPHRAGPLCHPPAPTTGEPGALPGFGYVGSRELFPSTYLKAQAPRSYFPSPLDPYVPRTARLGAVLRDAEPPRDAELLRNTGYPGFAVSPGDASVFHASFPGAEAGCEQHRADSPQWRAASRHSSAFQPVCTSEKLPGGSAGLAETFPKREGSWEKPRQGEEEPLYPGRRNSSPAPQDTPPVGPGKGNACKVKDPAKELIRPSPSVTPTKGLEDQRDTKAFSSSPPMPVIHNVFSLAPYQEYLERAKGSDPVLFCRKHLWEDSPPQNTAGSQEPAARRDISVVSSSDAVQSQGESCYRSVPKKPKPVPQEQESQEGSPEGVGTEELPSEDMVLDLSLKKELVEAGETQRSIGCAERTLDREDKEEEEKEAEGGKVGLGEGAQPQLPEVDSGERSSFQSSATFMFQKYKLLPSLLPSTEPPRQDGSPHPPQPSPPSSTPTPTHPASSPASSPLVPPPGPQPSTILGPNPPQTLLPTAPSTLGEEKVSVVRQVGGVPAQTPSGQYFTTLHTCLCDTISGSVSRSSPELLQQWLKKAEPAEELGEMPKSWPKPKNGSKVPNPQKPTNGKEIWLAFQDVAVLLANLLSQLEAFMFACPFPHVVRAGAIFIPIHVVKEKLFPKLPGSFVDQVLQKHKVELRPTTLSEEKHLRDLELKSCTSRMLKLLALKQLPEIYPDLLNLHWHNSIQQQLGSPGVEALKAGGKATATDRSRKRRH is encoded by the exons ATGGCCTCAAAACGGTACTTGCAGTCTGCGGACCCTGTGATTTTCAACAAGCTACCTCATCTGGAGCCTGCTGCCAGCTTCCTGCCCAGCAAAGTCCCAGGCAGATCCAGCTCCGTGCCCCACCCTGGCTCTGAAAACCATTTCAGCTACAAGGGCTCCTACTTTGCCTGCCCgctgcagagccctgagggtCCCGAGCAGCCCCCGGCTCACTGGAGCCCCGCGCCCACCTACCTGCACCACGGCCCCGGTGCCATGAGCCAGCCCGTGCCGGCCGAGGGGCCACTGCTGGGCTTCCTGCTGCACTCCTCAGAGAGCCTGGGCGCCAGGCTGCAGCCCCCGGATGCCCTGAAGAGCAAGGACAGCCTGAGCCAGGAGCAGTTGATGGCCAGGAAGAAGCTGGACAGCCCAAGGTGCCCCTTGCCGGTGAAgaagccagtgctggtgaaCAAGGCAGCCCCGCTGGCAGTCCCCAAGCCAGTGTACGGAGCCCCCGCCTCCTTCCTGGCTCCCAGGATGGCTCTGCTACTGGGGACACGAGCAGACAGCCTGCAGCAGCGACCAGGGGAGGCAAACTGGGCTTTGCCCCCCACCACCCACCCTCTCCACCCCGGAGAGCCCCACAAgaggggtccctgctctgacCACAGCCTCCCGCCCATGCCCTCCAGCCTGGCGCTGCCTTCCAAGGAGCAGCTGGGCTCCCCCGTTGCCTTACCCCCCTACTATGCCACCTTTGATAAGTACGGGccaccccccagcaccccgTTCCTGGAAGCAAGATGTCCCACTCCCCAGAGCCAGAAGAAGGTGCCGGAGGTCTCCAGCCTCAGCCCAGACCCCTGGCCCAAGCTCCAGCCACCTGAGGCCAGCCCAGTGAACCGGGAGAGGTCGGCAATGTGCTACCCGCCCTCGCCCTACCCACTGTCACCCCACAGAGCTGGCCCGCTCTGCCACCCGCCAGCTCCCACCACAGGGGAGCCTGGCGCCCTGCCTGGCTTTGGCTATGTGGGAAGCAGGGAGCTCTTTCCCAGCACCTACCTCAAGGCCCAAGCCCCAAGGAGTTACTTTCCCAGCCCCTTGGACCCCTATGTGCCAAGGACAGCCAGGTTGGGGGCAGTGCTGAGGGATGCTGAGCCACCAAGGGATGCCGAGCTGCTCAGGAACACTGGGTACCCAGGTTTTGCTGTCAGCCCGGGCGATGCATCCGTGTTCCACGCCTCCTTTCCCGGTGCAGAGGCGGGGTGTGAGCAGCACAGGGCGGACAGTCCGCAGTGGCGAGCGGCATCGAGGCACAGCAGCGCTTTCCAACCTGTCTGCACCTCAGAGAAGCTTCCggggggctctgctgggctcgCTGAGACATTTCCCAAGagagaagggagctgggagaaacCCAGGCAAGGGGAGGAGGAGCCCCTGTACCCAGGGAGGAGGAACAGCAGCCCGGCCCCTCAGGACACCCCCCCTGTGGGACCAGGCAAAGGAAATGCCTGCAAGGTCAAGGATCCAGCCAAGGAGCTCATCCGCCCTTCTCCATCCGTGACCCCCACAAAGGGGCTGGAAGACCAGAGGGACACCAAGGCTTTTTCATCCTCGCCACCGATGCCAGTGATCCACAATGTCTTCAGCCTGGCACCTTACCAGGAGTACCTGGAGAGGGCCAAGGGCTCAGACCCCGTCCTCTTCTGCAGGAAGCATCTGTGGGAGGACTCCCCGCCCCAAAACACGGCTGGCAGCCAGGAGCCTGCTGCCCGCAGAGACATCTCGGTGGTGTCCAGCAGTGATGCAGTGCAGAGCCAAGGGGAGAGCTGTTACAGGAGTGTCCCTAAAAAGCCAAAGCCTGTGCCCCAAGAGCAGGAGTCTCAGGAGGGTAGCCCTGAGGGGGTGGGCACTGAGGAGCTTCCCTCTGAGGACATGGTGCTGGACCTTAGCTTGAAGAAAGAGCTGGTGGAAGCTGGGGAGACCCAGAGATCCATTGGCTGTGCAGAGAGGACACTGGACCGAGAGgataaggaggaggaggagaaagaggctGAAGGGGGGAAGGTGGGGTTGGGAGAGGGTGCGCAGCCCCAGCTGCCTGAGGTGGACTCTGGGGAAAGGAGCAGCTTTCAGAGCTCAGCCACCTTCATGTTCCAAAAATACAagctcctgccctccctcctgcccagcaccGAGCCCCCTCGGCAGGATGGcagcccccaccccccccagcccagccctcccagcagcacccccacGCCGACTCACCCAGCCTcctccccagccagcagcccccTGGTCCCACCGCctggcccccagcccagcaccatCTTAGGCCCCAACCCTCCCCAGACCCTTCTTCCCACAGCCCCCTCCACCCTGGGGGAGGAGAAGGTCTCAGTGGTCAGGCAGGTTGGTGGTGTCCCCGCACAGACCCCCTCGGGGCAGTACTTCACCACCCTGCACACCTGCCTCTGTGACACGATCTCGGGCTCAGTGTCCCGCTCCTCCCCggagctcctgcagcagtggcTGAAGAAGGCTGAGCCAGCAGAAGAGCTGGGAGAGATGCCCAAATCCTGGCCCAAGCCCAAAAATGGCTCCAAGGTTCCCAATCCTCAGAAGCCCACCAACGGCAAGGAGATCTGGCTGGCTTTCCAGGACGTGGCCGTGCTCCTCGCCAacctgctctcccagctggaGGCCTTCATGTTCGCTTGCCCTTTCCCCCACGTTGTCCGGGCGGGAGCCATCTTCATCCCCATCCATGTGGTGaaggagaagctcttcccaaagCTCCCCGGGAGCTTCGTGGACCAAGTGCTGCAGAAACACAAGGTGGAGCTGCGTCCCACCACCCTCTCGGAGGAGAAGCACCTGAGGGACCTGGAGCTGAAGAGTTGCACCTCCCGCATGCTGAAGCTCCTGGCACTCAAGCAGCTTCCCGAAATCTACCCCGACCTGCTCAACCTCCACTGGCACAACtccatccagcagcagctcggTAG CCCTGGCGTGGAGGCACTGAAAGCTGGTGGCAAAGCGACAGCCACAGATAGATCAAGAAAAAGGAGGCACTGA
- the LOC138116709 gene encoding mucin-1-like, with product MSRGVGPPGPQDTAALQPEMMLRGEREGAVGTALCMAVPASRLWCRAFLVLAMCVCATAIPYGLGTLAAVTWGPLGSSASQQGMGDSLVTACGDLLTSGCFPGVQGDVTHGTGAGGWSLGTQTAAIQTSRSSLQRQPGSRDKEGLRLGTAAAAMLSPTQWLGKRVPATSTRLFQTEGVPSPGSWHPLALGGLRGAGPGSHDAMRMSAVTSAGGLGQPAGTAEPQSPQRESEGTSRARSKPAAGVPATPQVWLHPPSLPTDASGPSAEVQVAPNQLVPLQGAAGGAQVPPDVPAQTLMDVQSWSPSTAEQVVASALPTQGTPGSANPGPVWVPPALTPEGLWGTASTVLPGKAALLVDTALAQVPGNGSGLLDAVLASLPTTAMVPGAHNQQMLASFLSPAESGGSAVTSGVQSDLPSTLAQPMSTEASPAQTRPPSPAGPTVTGMSSTATGVIPELGQVFVMEESRHSKPRTASLGPTPTPSPGGPPGPTPASPASVPPPCSTNPALELGSEPGHHTATTSGTSPSCLPTSSGAGHAASSLLSSQTLAVPTGVTLDAHIMSSGSITSQHSSTAMEHLPAATREAFSPAELVMKGKPGSTGMEPPASHPSSLPFPTQPVHVLPLQFRLLGVAYTSALGSRNSDSYRKLEGDVRLMLNQMLSSYETFLQANVLEFMNGSVVVRGEALFRGDAPAPTNSHLIRTVVTEASKGRSIFSWQLEPQSVQSGGFSLDNLDPEKLSISFTGSQLGMSRMGPLERLVSEVTSSVSPLYHVRNFTISQLRNLDGNMEITGDLYLDTVVHADVTEVLEALTTLSALPLDLTSLSVEGSKLGLHVYPLSFLVTNRQFSQKLQDSLSVEHENLSRDLEDAVARALRDYPTFLKVLIKEFMPGSLICHGNMIFHHPAPTSMEVLKTLVLSVGPNQALADSDIHVDPYSLSVGEDTLEPPSPQPGFPAYGVAIMVIGGLCIITAPIVLVCLGTKRLGWQNGRALWDRRDPEAGIQMLEMDNQGFWTEDPEDGHIQWQSTSA from the exons ATGAGCCGAGGGGTTGGACCACCAGGCCCCCAGGACactgctgccctgcagccagaaatgatgctccgtggtgagagggaaggggctgtgggcacagctctgtgcatGGCTGTCCCTGCCAGCAGGCTGTGGTGCAGAGCCTTCCTGGTGCTGgccatgtgtgtgtgtgctacTGCCATCCCCTACGGCCTGGGCACTCTGGCTGCTGTCACCTGGGGTCCCCTGGGCTCATCAGCCTCCCAGCAAGGGATGGGTGACAGTCTGGTGACAGCATGTGGGGACCTCCTCACCTCAGGTTGCTTCCCAGGGGTCCAAGGAGATGTGACCCATGGGACAGGTGCTGGGGGATGGAGCCTGGGGACACAGACTGCGGCCATACAGACATCTCGGAGCTCCCTGCAGCGGCAGCCTGGCTCTAGGGACAAGGAAGGGctcaggctgggcacagcagcagctgcgaTGCTGTCCCCCACACAGTGGCTTGGCAAAAGGGTGCCTGCTACCTCAACTCGGCTCTTCCAGACTGAGGGTGTCCCCAGTCCTGGCTCCTGGCATCCCCTTGCTCTGGGAGGCCTCCGTGGAGCAGGACCAGGCTCACACGACGCCATGCGGATGTCAGCAGTGACTTCAGCTGGGGGCCTGGGGCAGCCAGCGGGCACAGCAGAGCCCCAGAGCCCACAGAGGGAGTCTGAGGGCACTTCCAGAGCTCGGAGCAAGCCAGCTGCTGGGGTCCCTGCCACCCCCCAGGTATGGCTgcaccctccttccctccccacagATGCTTCTGGCCCCTCTGCAGAGGTGCAGGTGGCACCCAACCAGCTGGTGCCACTCcaaggggctgctgggggagctCAGGTCCCACCCGATGTCCCAGCGCAGACACTGATGGATGTTCAGTCCTggagccccagcacagcagagcaggtggTGGCCTCTGCTCTGCCAACGCAAGGGACACCCGGCTCGGCCAACCCTGGCCCAGTGTGGGTGCCCCCTGCCCTGACACCTGAGGGGCTCtggggcactgccagcaccGTCCTGCCTGGGAAAGCGGCTCTGTTGGTGGACACTGCGTTGGCCCAGGTTCCAGGAAACGGGTCTGGACTCCTGGATGCAGTCCTGGCATCACTTCCTACCACTGCCATGGTTCCTGGTGCCCACAATCAGCAAATGCTggcttccttcctttccccagcCGAGTCTGGGGGTTCTGCTGTCACCTCGGGGGTGCAGAGTGACCTGCCTTCTACCCTGGCACAGCCGATGTCCACCGAAGCCTCCCCAGCTCAGACCaggcctcccagccctgcaggtcCCACTGTGACAGGGATGAGCTCCACAGCCACTGGTGTCATCCCAGAGCTTGGGCAGGTGTTTGTGATGGAAGAATCCAGGCACAGCAAGCCCAGGACAGCATCACTGGGacccactcccactccctctCCAGGAGGACCTCCAGGGCCcacccctgccagcccagcctctgTGCCTCCCCCCTGCTCCACAAACCCAGCTCTGGAGCTTGGCTCTGAGCCTGGGCACCACACTGCCACCACCAGTGGGACATCTCCATCCTGCCTGCCGACTTCTTCTGGAGCTGGGCATGCAGCCAGCTCCCTGCTCAGCTCGCAGACCCTGGCTGTGCCCACAGGAGTGACCCTCGATGCCCACATCATGTCTAGTGGCTCCATCACTTCCCAGCACTCCTCCACAGCCATGGAGCAtctccctgctgccaccagagAGGCCTTCAGCCCAGCTGAGCTGGTGATGAAGGGCAAACCTGGCTCCACAGGGATGGAACCCCCTGCATCCCACCCGTCCAGCCTCCCCTTTCCCACACAGCCTGTGCACGTGCTGCCCTTGCAGTTCCGGCTGCTGGGCGTTGCTTACACCTCGGCTCTGGGCAGCAGGAATTCGGACAGCTACCGGAAACTGGAGGGAGACGTGAGACTGATG ctAAATCAGATGCTGTCCAGCTACGAGACCTTCCTGCAGGCAAACGTCCTTGAGTTCAT gAATGGCTCAGTGGTGGTGCGAGGGGAGGCTCTATTCCGGggggatgctcctgctcccaccaaCTCCCACCTCATCCGGACAGTAGTCACAGAGGCAAGCAAGGGAAGGAGCATCTTCAGCTGGCAGCTGGAGCCCCAGTCTGTCCAGTCCGGTG GCTTCAGCCTGGACAACCTGGACCCGGAGAAGCTGTCCATCTCCTTCACTGGCTCCCAGCTTGGGATGAGCAGGATGGGTCCTCTGGAGAGGCTGGTCAGTGAG GTAACTTCATCTGTCAGTCCCCTCTACCACGTGAGGAACTTCACCATCTCCCAGCTCAG GAACCTCGATGGGAACATGGAGATCACTGGAGACCTCTACCTAGACACGGTTGTCCATGCTGATGTTACAGAGGTTCTGGAAGCCCTGACTACACTGTCAGCCCTCCCCCTGGACCTGACGTCGCTCTCGGTGGAGG GGTCCAAGCTTGGTCTGCACGTGTACCCCCTCTCCTTCCTCGTCACCAACAGACAGTTCAGCCAGAAGCTTCAGGATTCGCTCTCTGTAGAGCATGAGAATCTCTCCAGGGACCTTGAGGACGCG GTGGCGAGAGCCCTGAGGGATTACCCAACCTTCTTGAAAGTGCTGATAAAAGAATTCAT GCCTGGCTCCTTGATCTGCCATGGGAACATGATATTCCATCACCCTGCTCCAACCAGCATGGAAGTTTTGAAGACACTTGTGCTCTCGGTTGGGCCAAACCAGGCTTTGGCTGACTCTGACATCCATGTGGATCCATACTCTCTTTCTGTGGGAG AGGACACCCTGGAGCCTCCCTCGCCCCAGCCGGGCTTCCCAGCCTATGGAGTGGCCATCATGGTCATAGGTGGCCTCTGCATCATCACTGCGCCCATCGTGCTCGTG TGCCTGGGGACCAagaggctgggctggcagaATGGAAGAGCCCTTTGGGACAGAAGAGACCCTGAAGCAGGGATCCAGATGCTGGAAATGGATAACCAGGGGTTCTGGACAGAG GACCCTGAGGATGGTCACATCCAGTGGCAAAGCACTTCTGCCTGa
- the C10H15orf39 gene encoding uncharacterized protein C15orf39 homolog isoform X2: MASKRYLQSADPVIFNKLPHLEPAASFLPSKVPGRSSSVPHPGSENHFSYKGSYFACPLQSPEGPEQPPAHWSPAPTYLHHGPGAMSQPVPAEGPLLGFLLHSSESLGARLQPPDALKSKDSLSQEQLMARKKLDSPRCPLPVKKPVLVNKAAPLAVPKPVYGAPASFLAPRMALLLGTRADSLQQRPGEANWALPPTTHPLHPGEPHKRGPCSDHSLPPMPSSLALPSKEQLGSPVALPPYYATFDKYGPPPSTPFLEARCPTPQSQKKVPEVSSLSPDPWPKLQPPEASPVNRERSAMCYPPSPYPLSPHRAGPLCHPPAPTTGEPGALPGFGYVGSRELFPSTYLKAQAPRSYFPSPLDPYVPRTARLGAVLRDAEPPRDAELLRNTGYPGFAVSPGDASVFHASFPGAEAGCEQHRADSPQWRAASRHSSAFQPVCTSEKLPGGSAGLAETFPKREGSWEKPRQGEEEPLYPGRRNSSPAPQDTPPVGPGKGNACKVKDPAKELIRPSPSVTPTKGLEDQRDTKAFSSSPPMPVIHNVFSLAPYQEYLERAKGSDPVLFCRKHLWEDSPPQNTAGSQEPAARRDISVVSSSDAVQSQGESCYRSVPKKPKPVPQEQESQEGSPEGVGTEELPSEDMVLDLSLKKELVEAGETQRSIGCAERTLDREDKEEEEKEAEGGKVGLGEGAQPQLPEVDSGERSSFQSSATFMFQKYKLLPSLLPSTEPPRQDGSPHPPQPSPPSSTPTPTHPASSPASSPLVPPPGPQPSTILGPNPPQTLLPTAPSTLGEEKVSVVRQVGGVPAQTPSGQYFTTLHTCLCDTISGSVSRSSPELLQQWLKKAEPAEELGEMPKSWPKPKNGSKVPNPQKPTNGKEIWLAFQDVAVLLANLLSQLEAFMFACPFPHVVRAGAIFIPIHVVKEKLFPKLPGSFVDQVLQKHKVELRPTTLSEEKHLRDLELKSCTSRMLKLLALKQLPEIYPDLLNLHWHNSIQQQLGSSSQTGQHPSK; the protein is encoded by the exons ATGGCCTCAAAACGGTACTTGCAGTCTGCGGACCCTGTGATTTTCAACAAGCTACCTCATCTGGAGCCTGCTGCCAGCTTCCTGCCCAGCAAAGTCCCAGGCAGATCCAGCTCCGTGCCCCACCCTGGCTCTGAAAACCATTTCAGCTACAAGGGCTCCTACTTTGCCTGCCCgctgcagagccctgagggtCCCGAGCAGCCCCCGGCTCACTGGAGCCCCGCGCCCACCTACCTGCACCACGGCCCCGGTGCCATGAGCCAGCCCGTGCCGGCCGAGGGGCCACTGCTGGGCTTCCTGCTGCACTCCTCAGAGAGCCTGGGCGCCAGGCTGCAGCCCCCGGATGCCCTGAAGAGCAAGGACAGCCTGAGCCAGGAGCAGTTGATGGCCAGGAAGAAGCTGGACAGCCCAAGGTGCCCCTTGCCGGTGAAgaagccagtgctggtgaaCAAGGCAGCCCCGCTGGCAGTCCCCAAGCCAGTGTACGGAGCCCCCGCCTCCTTCCTGGCTCCCAGGATGGCTCTGCTACTGGGGACACGAGCAGACAGCCTGCAGCAGCGACCAGGGGAGGCAAACTGGGCTTTGCCCCCCACCACCCACCCTCTCCACCCCGGAGAGCCCCACAAgaggggtccctgctctgacCACAGCCTCCCGCCCATGCCCTCCAGCCTGGCGCTGCCTTCCAAGGAGCAGCTGGGCTCCCCCGTTGCCTTACCCCCCTACTATGCCACCTTTGATAAGTACGGGccaccccccagcaccccgTTCCTGGAAGCAAGATGTCCCACTCCCCAGAGCCAGAAGAAGGTGCCGGAGGTCTCCAGCCTCAGCCCAGACCCCTGGCCCAAGCTCCAGCCACCTGAGGCCAGCCCAGTGAACCGGGAGAGGTCGGCAATGTGCTACCCGCCCTCGCCCTACCCACTGTCACCCCACAGAGCTGGCCCGCTCTGCCACCCGCCAGCTCCCACCACAGGGGAGCCTGGCGCCCTGCCTGGCTTTGGCTATGTGGGAAGCAGGGAGCTCTTTCCCAGCACCTACCTCAAGGCCCAAGCCCCAAGGAGTTACTTTCCCAGCCCCTTGGACCCCTATGTGCCAAGGACAGCCAGGTTGGGGGCAGTGCTGAGGGATGCTGAGCCACCAAGGGATGCCGAGCTGCTCAGGAACACTGGGTACCCAGGTTTTGCTGTCAGCCCGGGCGATGCATCCGTGTTCCACGCCTCCTTTCCCGGTGCAGAGGCGGGGTGTGAGCAGCACAGGGCGGACAGTCCGCAGTGGCGAGCGGCATCGAGGCACAGCAGCGCTTTCCAACCTGTCTGCACCTCAGAGAAGCTTCCggggggctctgctgggctcgCTGAGACATTTCCCAAGagagaagggagctgggagaaacCCAGGCAAGGGGAGGAGGAGCCCCTGTACCCAGGGAGGAGGAACAGCAGCCCGGCCCCTCAGGACACCCCCCCTGTGGGACCAGGCAAAGGAAATGCCTGCAAGGTCAAGGATCCAGCCAAGGAGCTCATCCGCCCTTCTCCATCCGTGACCCCCACAAAGGGGCTGGAAGACCAGAGGGACACCAAGGCTTTTTCATCCTCGCCACCGATGCCAGTGATCCACAATGTCTTCAGCCTGGCACCTTACCAGGAGTACCTGGAGAGGGCCAAGGGCTCAGACCCCGTCCTCTTCTGCAGGAAGCATCTGTGGGAGGACTCCCCGCCCCAAAACACGGCTGGCAGCCAGGAGCCTGCTGCCCGCAGAGACATCTCGGTGGTGTCCAGCAGTGATGCAGTGCAGAGCCAAGGGGAGAGCTGTTACAGGAGTGTCCCTAAAAAGCCAAAGCCTGTGCCCCAAGAGCAGGAGTCTCAGGAGGGTAGCCCTGAGGGGGTGGGCACTGAGGAGCTTCCCTCTGAGGACATGGTGCTGGACCTTAGCTTGAAGAAAGAGCTGGTGGAAGCTGGGGAGACCCAGAGATCCATTGGCTGTGCAGAGAGGACACTGGACCGAGAGgataaggaggaggaggagaaagaggctGAAGGGGGGAAGGTGGGGTTGGGAGAGGGTGCGCAGCCCCAGCTGCCTGAGGTGGACTCTGGGGAAAGGAGCAGCTTTCAGAGCTCAGCCACCTTCATGTTCCAAAAATACAagctcctgccctccctcctgcccagcaccGAGCCCCCTCGGCAGGATGGcagcccccaccccccccagcccagccctcccagcagcacccccacGCCGACTCACCCAGCCTcctccccagccagcagcccccTGGTCCCACCGCctggcccccagcccagcaccatCTTAGGCCCCAACCCTCCCCAGACCCTTCTTCCCACAGCCCCCTCCACCCTGGGGGAGGAGAAGGTCTCAGTGGTCAGGCAGGTTGGTGGTGTCCCCGCACAGACCCCCTCGGGGCAGTACTTCACCACCCTGCACACCTGCCTCTGTGACACGATCTCGGGCTCAGTGTCCCGCTCCTCCCCggagctcctgcagcagtggcTGAAGAAGGCTGAGCCAGCAGAAGAGCTGGGAGAGATGCCCAAATCCTGGCCCAAGCCCAAAAATGGCTCCAAGGTTCCCAATCCTCAGAAGCCCACCAACGGCAAGGAGATCTGGCTGGCTTTCCAGGACGTGGCCGTGCTCCTCGCCAacctgctctcccagctggaGGCCTTCATGTTCGCTTGCCCTTTCCCCCACGTTGTCCGGGCGGGAGCCATCTTCATCCCCATCCATGTGGTGaaggagaagctcttcccaaagCTCCCCGGGAGCTTCGTGGACCAAGTGCTGCAGAAACACAAGGTGGAGCTGCGTCCCACCACCCTCTCGGAGGAGAAGCACCTGAGGGACCTGGAGCTGAAGAGTTGCACCTCCCGCATGCTGAAGCTCCTGGCACTCAAGCAGCTTCCCGAAATCTACCCCGACCTGCTCAACCTCCACTGGCACAACtccatccagcagcagctcg GTTCAAGCTCACAGACTGGCCAGCACCCTTCCAAGTAG